The Blautia luti nucleotide sequence GTAATGTGATCTTATCGGAGGGACTTGTTTTGCAGGATGCCGACATATGGGGGAAAACATTGAATGAAACTTCTACGCCGTTCAATAACATGATGGAATTGTATTTCGAGGATTTTGATATAGATGGATTGCTTGCGAAATATGAATCTGGTAAGTATTTCGTCCGATATGCTACCGAACTGACAGAACTTGCAGGTGGGCAGAAGCTTGTAAGACTGTATGATCCCAGTGGCAATCTTATTGAGGTTCGCACTCCGTTCAGGTGCAATTAAAGTAGGAGAAAATATGCAGATTTTTGTTGATGCAGATGCCTGTCCGGTAGTTGGTATTGTTGAAAAAGTAGCAAAAGAGCACAGTATTCCGGTAACGTTATTGTGTGATACAAATCATGTGTTGTCTTCTGATTACAGTGAAGTGATCGTAGTTGGAGCCGGAGCAGATGCAGTGGATTATAAACTGATCAGTATTTGTCATAAAGGAGATATTGTTGTATCACAGGATTATGGAGTGGCTGCAATGG carries:
- a CDS encoding VOC family protein yields the protein MLKNVLIVVDDIEKSIEFYRDLFGLQVILKNEGNVILSEGLVLQDADIWGKTLNETSTPFNNMMELYFEDFDIDGLLAKYESGKYFVRYATELTELAGGQKLVRLYDPSGNLIEVRTPFRCN
- a CDS encoding YaiI/YqxD family protein; protein product: MQIFVDADACPVVGIVEKVAKEHSIPVTLLCDTNHVLSSDYSEVIVVGAGADAVDYKLISICHKGDIVVSQDYGVAAMALGKSAYAIHQSGKWYTNENIDQMLMERHLNKKARRASGKNHLKGPRKRIAEDDERFRESFEKMIHMAMDKEK